The window TCTCCTGCCCGCCGGGGGCGAGTCCCCTCACCCTCTCGGACGAGGCCATGGACAAGGTCCTCTCCCGCGAGACCGACCCGCGCTCGTGGTACCTCGATCTTTCCCTGCTCGAGGGCTACTGGGGCGACGAGCGGGCCTACCACCACACCGCGCCGATCACGAACGTCTACGCGATCCGCGAGGCGCTCCGGCTCGTGGCCGAGGAGGGGATCGAGAACCGGTGGGACCGCCACGAACGTCTCGCCGGCGCGCTGAAAGCCGGCGTCGAGGCGATGGGCCTCGAGATGAACGCCCCCGACGACTACTGGCTGCCGAGTCTGAACGCCGTCCGCGTGCCCGACGGCGTCGACGACGGCGAGGTGTGTGACGCGCTGATCGACCAGTACGACCTCGAGATCGCCAGCGGCCTGGGCGACCTCGAGGGGGAGATCTTCCGCATCGGCTGTATGGGCCACTCCGCGCGACCCGAGAACGTGATCTACGTGGTGACGGCGCTGGGCGACGTCCTCGAGTCGATGGGCGCGGACGTCGATCCGGGCGCAGGTGTCACTGCGACGCGTCGCGCGCTCGAATAAAAATCGAAGTCGAAGTCGAAGTCGACCTTTCTACGCCGTTACTCGCGGTCCTGGCGGGGCTCGTTCGACCTGATAGTCGTCCCCGTCGACGACGATGATCGCCCACTCGTAGTTGGGATCGGAACTGGTGAGCCGTTCCTCGAGGTCGTCGGCATCTCCCGCTTGCGCGACGAAACAGTGGAACTCTCCGGACGACGACGATGGAAGTGTCTCCGTCTCGAGTACCGTGTTGACGTGGACGACCTTCCACGCTCGTTCGGCTCTGAACGCCGGTCCGTTACCCTCGACGGTGTATCCGAGCTCTGCGAAAATCGACCTGGCCTGCTCGACGAGTCGCATGTTAACAGGACCCATTCATCTACGGTTACACCAGGGGTGCACATAAATCTTCGCCTGTGAACGAGTCAACCGGAACGATTCGACGGCTGACTACCGAAGGTCGACGAAAACAGAGGAATTATCGAAGAAAGTCCGTGTTCAGTTCGACAATACCCGATTACTCTCGAGCGGCGCGAGTCGACGCGGATTCGACGATGCACGGACGCGAACGCGGAACTACTCGTGAGCGGCGTCCCACTCGGTCGGCTTGCGGAAGTTCCCACACCGGTTACACTTGATCCGGCCCATCGCATCCATGGCGTTGTCCAGACTCTCGCAGTTCGAACAGAACCAGCCGTACCGTCGATCGGCGTCTCGCGTCTCGTAGGCGACGAGGAACGGACCTTTCGACCCTCTGTCGCCTTCGGTCTCCGAGACGTAGACCGCGTCCCCGTCGTCCGTTTCGGTCCGTTGCATACCCACTCGTATCCGCCGTTCGAATAAAGGATTGTTCGTCCGACTCGAGTCACGATCCGCGATCGTCGTCCGTTCGTCGTGGAATCGTTCCTGGCCGTGAACCGACGGGTATGCTACTCTTACCCACGAGTGACGTCGGTACTGAAACCTTTACCCACGCGGGAATCCTTCGAGGACGTAATGACGCTGGTCGTCGTTCCCGTTCGATATCCCCTGACGAAACACTCCCGCAAGACGCTCGAGCGGGCCATAGAGGTCGCACGCGATCGGGACGCGGCGATGACGATCCTCCACGTGGACCTCTACCAGAACGGGAAGAAAGTGACGAGAATCGATCTGAAAAACGCGGTCGAGCGCACGTTCGGGCCGCTCGAAAACGCCCGGTACGTCGTACGAACGGGCTTTCTGGTCGAGGAGAGCATTCTGGACGAGGTCGCGGCGGAGGACGCGGACATCGTCGTGATCGGCAGCGAGCGCGCGAGCCGACTGCGGCGACTCTTCCGTCGGTTCACGAACAACCCCGACATCGAGGCGTTCCTGCGGGACCACCTCGAGTGCGAG of the Halobiforma lacisalsi AJ5 genome contains:
- a CDS encoding DUF7116 family protein → MRLVEQARSIFAELGYTVEGNGPAFRAERAWKVVHVNTVLETETLPSSSSGEFHCFVAQAGDADDLEERLTSSDPNYEWAIIVVDGDDYQVERAPPGPRVTA
- a CDS encoding DUF5816 domain-containing protein; the protein is MQRTETDDGDAVYVSETEGDRGSKGPFLVAYETRDADRRYGWFCSNCESLDNAMDAMGRIKCNRCGNFRKPTEWDAAHE
- a CDS encoding universal stress protein, whose translation is MTLVVVPVRYPLTKHSRKTLERAIEVARDRDAAMTILHVDLYQNGKKVTRIDLKNAVERTFGPLENARYVVRTGFLVEESILDEVAAEDADIVVIGSERASRLRRLFRRFTNNPDIEAFLRDHLECEIITVERQRA